The Armatimonadia bacterium genome contains a region encoding:
- a CDS encoding family 78 glycoside hydrolase catalytic domain has translation MRRLAASVLILLSFLTCSAFAASERPTHLRCEYQTNPLTLDTLQPRLSWWVSDTRRGAAQTAYEIRVASSLQALSTDSADVWDSGQISSRQSQNVLYTGPALQPGHEYFWMVRTWDQLSAPSAWSEPASYRVGLLSPGDWKARWIEVQRPERVISAWQQGSWIWHPQRRVDGATIYLRRTFQLPAGKTLKSARVHCSADDSFALFLNGKRVGAGDNWEKTYDFDLASVLQAGPNVLAATATNGSGACGLLCSLRVEFTDGTLQWVTGDASWKTAAQETAGWSGLGFADSAWTPVVVLGPYGMEPWGAGGSGTTAPLRSCLMRKEFQLPSAPVRALVSVSGLGAYELRLNGRKVGNDLLTPGWTSFAKRVPYQVYDVTGQLRQGSNALGAVLGNGWWKGRILGGRGQRDRDSLRLLVQLDLVFADGSTGSVVTDDSWSVAPSPVYADDLYDGESFDARLDPQGWDLPGYKDSGWAAVAYSDQPMTTLVPEAKEAIQPIQDLPAISVREVTPGVFIFDFGQNLTGWCRLKVQGPAGTKVVLRHGEVLNPDGTLYTANLRSARATDTYLLRGGGEEVWEPRFTYHGFRYAEVTGFPGRPSPDTLTARMICSNSPQTGRFECSNQVVNDFQHAILWGQRGNMWAVPTDCPQRDERLGWTGDAQMFANTSCWNLDMNRFYTKWLRDIRDSQGDDGAVRDVNPGGGGPAAPAWGDACIIVPYQTFRHYGDLRILQENWDCMTRWVDYMTNHLTDGLYERDGYGDWIAVVGSPKKPISAGYYYYDCVLLSEMAKALGKTADADKYAQMAAKTRDLFNARYFDPATSKYPGGTQTSYALPLFFGLVPEDRQAAVAANLAQDVLKRGIHLSTGFLGTGYLNPVLSTNGYHALAWELAKQTTYPSWGYMVKQGATTVWELWNSDKAGPGMNSRNHFCLGAVGEWYYESLAGIGPEQPGFRTLRIAPQPVGDLTWVKASLDCPYGTVVSNWKLEGGDLTLDVTVPANTSALVTVPTFGRSDIPISEGAKKIVQGSRSVATVEGLTLLSADADGVTFRALAGSYQLRATGVGTPPPPAFALPQPPRPLSELHDDFTGLSIDPARWEILDQGLESDAPSGLRPELLNGALRVSGTTSVDYWAGKTLMSQGGFTIKPGQVLRVQVDRLNLRPDGSGARSGLWLWRDSANWLMFCQDTERGHWSYNMNGRQGTGTELLSSADPGSHRMTMVHDGDAVQLYLDERLLAKVPVSWREDLRVGITTQARKTGDSLEAAYNNFHARLEAK, from the coding sequence ATGAGACGACTGGCCGCCTCCGTGCTGATTCTGCTGTCCTTCCTCACCTGCTCCGCTTTCGCCGCCAGTGAGCGTCCTACCCATCTGCGCTGCGAATACCAGACCAACCCGCTGACCCTCGACACGCTTCAGCCGCGTCTGAGTTGGTGGGTCTCCGACACCCGCCGCGGCGCAGCCCAGACCGCCTACGAGATTCGCGTCGCCTCTAGCCTGCAGGCCCTCAGCACAGATTCTGCCGACGTCTGGGACAGCGGACAGATCAGCTCCCGCCAGTCGCAGAACGTGCTCTATACCGGCCCGGCGCTGCAGCCCGGACACGAGTACTTCTGGATGGTTCGCACCTGGGACCAGCTGAGCGCACCTTCCGCGTGGTCTGAGCCGGCCTCCTATCGCGTCGGGCTCCTCAGCCCCGGCGACTGGAAGGCTCGGTGGATCGAGGTACAGCGGCCCGAGCGGGTGATCTCGGCCTGGCAGCAGGGAAGCTGGATCTGGCACCCGCAGCGTCGCGTCGATGGGGCCACCATCTACCTGCGTCGCACCTTCCAGTTGCCTGCGGGCAAGACCCTCAAGAGCGCTCGGGTCCACTGCTCCGCCGACGACTCCTTTGCCCTCTTCCTCAACGGCAAGCGCGTGGGTGCCGGCGACAACTGGGAGAAGACCTACGATTTTGATTTGGCCTCTGTGCTGCAGGCCGGGCCGAACGTCCTCGCCGCCACAGCGACCAACGGCTCGGGCGCCTGTGGCCTCCTGTGCAGTCTCCGCGTGGAGTTCACCGACGGTACCCTTCAGTGGGTCACCGGCGACGCCTCCTGGAAGACCGCTGCCCAGGAGACAGCCGGCTGGTCTGGCTTGGGCTTTGCCGATTCAGCCTGGACCCCGGTCGTCGTCCTCGGGCCCTACGGGATGGAGCCCTGGGGCGCCGGTGGTTCAGGCACGACCGCACCTCTGCGCTCCTGCCTGATGCGCAAGGAGTTCCAGTTGCCTTCCGCTCCCGTGCGGGCCCTGGTGAGCGTGTCCGGTCTTGGTGCCTACGAGCTCCGCCTCAACGGGCGCAAGGTCGGCAACGACCTCCTCACTCCCGGCTGGACCAGCTTTGCGAAGCGCGTTCCCTACCAGGTCTATGATGTGACCGGGCAACTGCGCCAGGGCAGCAACGCCCTCGGGGCTGTCCTGGGCAATGGCTGGTGGAAGGGGCGCATCCTCGGCGGGCGGGGCCAACGTGATCGCGACTCCCTGCGGCTGCTGGTTCAGCTCGACCTGGTCTTCGCCGATGGCTCGACCGGTTCAGTGGTTACTGATGACTCCTGGAGCGTGGCTCCGAGCCCAGTCTACGCCGACGACCTCTACGACGGCGAGTCCTTCGATGCTCGCCTCGATCCGCAGGGCTGGGACTTGCCTGGATACAAGGACTCCGGCTGGGCCGCCGTTGCCTACTCCGACCAGCCCATGACCACGCTGGTGCCCGAGGCCAAGGAAGCGATCCAGCCCATCCAGGACCTTCCCGCGATCAGTGTCCGCGAGGTCACGCCCGGCGTGTTTATCTTCGACTTCGGCCAGAACCTCACCGGCTGGTGCCGTCTCAAGGTTCAGGGACCCGCGGGCACGAAGGTCGTCCTCCGTCACGGCGAGGTCCTCAATCCGGACGGGACCCTGTATACCGCGAATCTGCGCAGCGCCAGGGCCACCGACACCTACCTCCTCCGCGGAGGTGGGGAAGAGGTCTGGGAGCCGCGCTTCACCTACCATGGTTTCCGCTATGCCGAGGTGACCGGCTTCCCCGGTCGCCCTTCACCCGACACTCTCACGGCTCGCATGATCTGCTCGAACTCCCCGCAGACCGGGCGCTTCGAGTGCTCCAACCAGGTCGTGAACGACTTCCAGCACGCGATCCTCTGGGGGCAGCGCGGCAATATGTGGGCGGTTCCGACCGACTGCCCACAGCGCGATGAGCGGCTTGGCTGGACCGGCGATGCCCAGATGTTCGCCAACACCTCCTGCTGGAATCTCGACATGAACCGCTTCTACACCAAGTGGCTGCGGGATATCCGCGACAGCCAGGGCGACGACGGCGCCGTCCGCGACGTGAATCCCGGTGGTGGAGGGCCGGCTGCCCCTGCCTGGGGCGACGCCTGCATCATCGTCCCGTACCAGACCTTCCGTCACTATGGCGACCTGCGAATCCTGCAGGAAAACTGGGACTGTATGACCCGCTGGGTCGACTACATGACCAACCACCTGACTGACGGCCTGTACGAGCGCGACGGTTACGGGGACTGGATCGCCGTCGTGGGTTCACCGAAGAAGCCCATCAGCGCAGGCTACTACTACTACGACTGCGTGCTGCTCTCCGAGATGGCGAAGGCCCTGGGCAAGACCGCCGACGCGGACAAGTACGCCCAGATGGCGGCCAAGACCCGCGACCTCTTCAATGCCCGCTACTTCGACCCCGCTACCAGCAAGTACCCAGGTGGCACACAGACCTCCTACGCACTGCCGCTGTTCTTCGGACTGGTGCCGGAGGATCGTCAGGCTGCTGTGGCCGCCAATCTGGCCCAGGACGTGCTCAAGCGCGGCATACACCTCTCCACAGGCTTCCTGGGCACCGGCTACCTGAACCCGGTGCTGTCCACCAACGGCTACCACGCCCTCGCCTGGGAGCTGGCCAAGCAGACCACCTACCCCTCCTGGGGCTACATGGTCAAGCAGGGCGCGACGACCGTCTGGGAGCTGTGGAACAGCGACAAGGCCGGACCGGGGATGAACTCGCGCAACCACTTCTGTCTCGGCGCGGTCGGCGAGTGGTATTACGAATCCCTCGCAGGGATCGGCCCCGAGCAGCCCGGTTTTCGCACCCTTCGCATCGCTCCTCAGCCCGTCGGCGACCTCACCTGGGTCAAGGCCAGCCTGGACTGCCCCTATGGAACTGTGGTGAGCAACTGGAAGCTGGAGGGCGGCGACTTGACGCTTGATGTCACGGTCCCGGCCAACACCTCCGCGCTCGTGACAGTCCCAACCTTCGGCAGGAGCGACATCCCCATCTCCGAGGGCGCGAAGAAGATCGTCCAGGGAAGCCGAAGTGTCGCCACGGTCGAGGGCCTAACCCTTCTGAGCGCTGACGCCGACGGTGTGACCTTCCGAGCCCTTGCCGGGAGCTACCAACTCAGGGCGACCGGCGTCGGAACTCCACCGCCACCGGCCTTCGCACTTCCGCAGCCGCCCAGGCCCCTGTCTGAACTCCATGACGACTTCACCGGGCTCTCGATCGACCCCGCCCGCTGGGAGATCCTCGATCAGGGTCTGGAGAGTGATGCTCCCTCCGGACTTCGCCCCGAGTTGCTCAACGGTGCGCTGCGTGTCTCGGGGACCACGAGCGTCGACTACTGGGCCGGGAAGACCCTGATGTCTCAGGGCGGCTTCACGATCAAGCCGGGCCAGGTCTTGCGGGTGCAGGTAGACCGTCTGAACCTGCGTCCTGACGGCAGTGGTGCTCGCAGCGGTCTGTGGCTGTGGCGTGATTCCGCAAACTGGCTGATGTTCTGCCAGGACACGGAGCGCGGCCACTGGTCGTACAATATGAATGGTCGTCAGGGCACCGGGACGGAGCTGTTGTCCTCTGCCGACCCCGGCTCGCACCGGATGACCATGGTCCATGACGGCGACGCGGTGCAGCTCTATCTCGACGAGAGGCTCCTGGCGAAGGTGCCCGTGTCGTGGCGTGAAGACCTGCGTGTGGGCATCACCACCCAGGCACGCAAGACCGGCGACAGCCTGGAGGCTGCCTACAACAACTTCCACGCGCGCCTCGAAGCGAAGTAG